The following are from one region of the Myxocyprinus asiaticus isolate MX2 ecotype Aquarium Trade chromosome 2, UBuf_Myxa_2, whole genome shotgun sequence genome:
- the LOC127412786 gene encoding 26S proteasome non-ATPase regulatory subunit 7-like has translation MPELAVERVVVHPLVLLSVVDHFNRIGKVGSQKRVVGVLLGSWHKKVLDVSNSFAVPFDEDDKDDSVWFLDHDYLENMYGMFKKVNARERIVGWYHTGPKLHKNDIAINELMKQYCSNSVLVIIDVKPKDLGLPTEAYISVEEVHDDGTPTSKTFEHVTSEIGAEEAEEVGVEHLLRDIKDTTVGTLSQRITNQVHGLKGLNSKLLDIKSYLEKVATGKLPINHQIIYQLQDVFNLLPDVNLQEFVKAFFLKTNDQMLVVYLASLIRSVVALHNLINNKIANRDAEKKEGQEKEDSKKEKKEEKDKDKDKDKEKGDATAKKDDKKEKK, from the exons ATGCCAGAATTGGCGGTAGAACGGGTCGTCGTTCATCCCTTGGTGCTGCTGAGTGTTGTGGATCATTTTAACAG GATCGGTAAAGTTGGCAGCCAGAAGCGAGTTGTGGGTGTTCTTCTGGGCTCATGGCACAAGAAAGTGCTTGATGTATCCAACAGCTTCGCTG TGCCTTTTGATGAGGATGACAAGGACGATTCAGTGTGGTTCCTCGACCACGACTACCTGGAGAATATGTATGGCATGTTTAAGAAAGTCAATG CAAGGGAGCGAATAGTTGGTTGGTACCACACTGGCCCAAAACTGCACAAGAATGATATTGCCATAAATGAACTCATGAAACAGTACTGCTCTAATTCg GTTTTAGTCATTATTGATGTAAAACCCAAAGACCTGGGGTTGCCAACTGAAGCTTACATCTCAGTGGAGGAAGTGCATGAT GATGGAACTCCTACATCTAAAACGTTTGAACATGTGACCAGTGAGATTGGAGCTGAGGAGGCGGAGGAAGTGGGTGTGGAGCACTTGTTGAG GGACATCAAGGACACAACAGTCGGAACCTTGTCGCAACGTATCACCAATCAAGTGCATGGCTTAAAAGGGCTCAACTCCAAGCTGTTGGATATCAAGAGCTATCTTGAGAAGGTTGCAACAGGCAAACTGCCCATCAATCACCAGATCATTTATCAGCTACAGGATGTGTTCAATCTGCTGCCTGATGTCAACCTGCAGGAGTTTGTCAAGGCCTTCTTCCTCAAGACCAATGACCAGATGCTTGTGGTCTATTTGGCCTCACTTATCCGCTCTGTCGTGGCGCTCCATAATCTCATCAATAACAAAATCGCTAACCGTGATGCCGAAAAGAAAGAGGGCCAGGAGAAAGAAGACAGCAAAAAAGAGAAGAAGGAAGAGAAGGATAAAGATAAGGACAAAGACAAGGAGAAGGGAGATGCTACAGCGAAGAAAGATGACAAAAAGGAAAAGAAATGA